The genomic stretch aaaaaatgtaattaacTCAACCAAGACTCCTAAAACGGGActcaaacactttcttaaaaaatgtaattgaCTCAACCAAGACTCCTaaaatgggacggatggagtatgttataatttcattatttattaatGGTAACCTACAAGTGTCTCTAGTAGTATCTATTCCTCCtatatttattctcttctttGGCCCAAAGTTTCGTGATCCTTCAGTGACATATATAGGCATTATTTTTTGCATAAATAATTGAAGACTTGTAAAAATTGTGAACACCTTTAATTTATTACGTATAAACACGCAATTTCCAAATCATACTCTTTCATGGATAACCATCTATGTTTTACCATTTTTGTGTATTTTTCAAGAATGTATTTTATCATAGAAACTAACTTTTATTCATTCTTCTAAAACGGACTTTTAGgtttgttttaaataaatatttttcttctaaatcTAACTAAAATGCGGTGAGATATTATATTATAGAACGAAACGTAATTCCAAAATAATACTATTCTTTAGAAGCATTACTAAAATGATTAAGTTGGAAGGTTTCTTGTAGCAATGTACCATTCCATTTTCAAAAGGGTTTGATTGGCTGGTTTGAATTCCATTAACAAGTTTATTGACCTTCATCTCCATTCACTTCCTCCTAACAATCATATTTTTGTAAGATAACCCAATAATAATGTGAATAtttcccttttccttttccttcaTTTATGATTATGAGTCTAAGTTCTAACTGTATAAGGGCGTCCACTATGgtaggacgcggctatagccgcgtcttgggggcggtgggcgggcggctatagtggggaaggtgggcggacaacttttggggctattggggggcggacgcgggatagccgcgttcgcggcgaggacgcggctattggagagatgtgaaaatgtagaattttgtatttggaattttgggactattggaggtgtccactatagtggcagaaataaaattttggggctatgaacAATAAAATTGGAGCTatagacaaaaactggggcggggctattgggcgtgtccgccttatagtggatactCTAAGATCTCATGCAACGTGCAATTGCAATGTAAGACGACTCATAAAATATTGTTTAACTAATTAACTCTTCCGTAAAcaattctttattatttattgtgtAAAACAACTCGAACCCACGTGAACTCATTATTAAAATATGGCTTATTACTAATTTATCCTTTTACAATTGTATAGTACTACATTTTTATAATAGTAGTTAAAGTGAACATACCGATTCAAATTcagattcaaattcaaattcttgGATATAAAAAAGTCAATAAACTCCAAACCAGGCCACCATACCTAATAAACTTGGATTCCACTCAAGAAATCGCAAATGACGTAAATGCCCCTATAAATGCGTAATGCGTGACTACTTTTCCTCCCAAACTCCGCCCAACCAAGATAATCCAATTAAGTAACGGCAAAGGGCAAAACCGTCATTCTCACCAATCACCATCACCGCCATTCTCTCCATAAAAAAAACCTCAACGCTAAGATAAACATAAACTGACCGACCACCTTAAACTATAAAACCATCGGCTCCTCCAAACTGACTGCCGAAATCCAATAAAAATTACTCACGCTCTAAACCACAGGCTGTGTTTTCCGTTGGCCCTCTTCTCTATTTATTTCTTTCTACAGTATATATGTTTCCACCGTCTTCCTTTAATTACTGAAATACATACCTCTCCTCCACCAAACAAACCTACCCTTCccacttttgatttctgttttaATCTCGTAAAGTTTGAGTCGTACAAAATGGGTTTCTCAGTTCTTGAATCTTTCTTGAGGTATTGATTCATTTTAGACATTGTTTTGCTTTTCTTATTACACCCTCAATTCTTCAGCGCTTCTTCATCAAATTTTGCCTCTGTAGATTTTTTTAGGTGTCGTTTTCAGAACCTAGCTATGGTCGCCATAATTCCTCCAGCTAGCCTTAATTTATTAGTGTAATTAGGTTGCTGACTTTTTGAAAAATTAGACCTTTTCTAATCAATTAGCAAATTCTAGTTTTCCTACCTTCTTGGAAGTGTCGACCAAGCAAAACTCTTGTCGCGATGTGCAGCGAAAAATTCGACGACAATTTGATCTCTGGATCAAATCATGTTTCAATCGAGAAGAGGAGTAAAAAACTGACGCTGTTTGAAGATCTCGTTTACGATTCAGACGCCTTTGATTCGAATTCTTGCCCCTCCGACTGCGAGAGCGGCGTTTCCGGCGGCGAAAACGACCGATATTCCGACGGCGGCGGACAAGAGATTCATGGGATGATCGCGAAGAAGTTGGTTTCGAGCTTGAGCTCGAGCGGATTGGATGCCAGAGTTGAGGGGATTCACCGGATTGATTTCTCGAGCTTCACGAGCAGAGCAAAGCTTCAATCCTTCTGCATATATTCGAAGGCGGTTGAGATGAAGTGCAACGGCGACGCCAATGTGAAATACGCTTGGTTTGGAGCTTCCAAGCCTGAGATTACTGCGATTCTCTCTCACGGTTTCTCCCTTCCGACCAGTAAAGGAACTCATGGATATGGGGTTCATCTCTCCCCTGTTGATCATCCTGTTCAAAGGTAACCACCATTTCATTATCATTGTTACTATTTGGCTTGTCTTTGTTTGGATTAGTTGATGTTAATgttatgttgttttgtgtgttcaGTTTGGCATTGGATGGTGCTGATGAGAATGGCCTAATGCACATGTTGCTTTGCCGAGTGATAATGGGGAAAATGGAGGCTGTTTTGTGTTGCTCCGATCAGTACAATCCGAGCTGCCAAGAGTTTGATTCCGGCTGCGATGATTTAGCCTCTCCCGGGAGATACATTGTGTGGAGTTCGCGAATGAATACTCACATCTTGCCCGAATACGTGATCAGTTTCAAAGCATCCTCGTATAACCAAGGTGAGGATTACTCCACATTGGTTGGTTAAGACTTAAGACAACTGCTGTGAAATTTATAGACTGAATTGGATCATTTCATGTTTTCTTATACTTAGTAAATAACAATCAATCTGATTGCAGAAAAACAGAGGAAGTTGCAGCCTCCAAGGGTTCCAAGGTCGGATTGGATGCCGTTCCCCAGTCTCATTGCAGCGATGTCCAAGTTCTTGCCTCGTGATGCCATTCAATCGATTTCGAAGCTTCATAGTGCCTACAGGGTATgaatttttcttgatttgtgaCGAGGGAAGTGTCTGAATTCTGCCTCGTTTTGAACTAGGTTTGATCTTTGATTTGCAGAAGCAGAAGGTGACACGCCACGAAATGATTCGACGTGTGAGGGATATAGCAGGGGACAAGTTGCTGATGGGCATCATAAAATCTTATAGGAGCAAGGTATGCAGATGAATTTGGCCTAACAAGAACTTAGTTTAAtgttgatgtctgattttgATGATGTTTGGTTCTAGGTTTTGTTTCACTAAACTGGTGTTTTGCTTATCAATGGTGCAGACAAAATCACATCTTTGAGCAATTGAACAGAGCAAGTTTGAGTGAAGAATAGTTAGTTGATGCTGATTAGAAGTATTATGTGTGAAGCTGACAGCCTAACATATGATTGTACATACAATGAAGATTACTTAAAGAGTTGTTGACAGGCAGGGGTTGTCATTTCTAGAATTATGCTTTGATAATTTAGCTAAAGAAATTGAAGCGGTTGAAATTTTTACTTTGCATATTGCCACACTTTTCAAGTCAGAATTGTATATCATCAATTAAGAATTTTCACAATTATCTTATCCGTCTCATTTCAATGAAATATATATACGATGATGCAAATGATGAAATACATATACGATGATGCGACAATCAATTTTATCTATGTCATTCGTCATATGAATATGCAACGCCATAAAGAAAGAAGAAGTTAACATACAAGTTACTTTAATTATTAGTGGGTAATGATAATCTACAAATCCTCTATAATACAAATTATATAAACTTTAATCATattcacttaatacaattaatcaacggttaatatatgATATTTTTCTAATATCAACATTTCCTACATTGACATATGAATCCCATTGACATTGACATTCCCCTaatgacagaatttgtattaggcgttgacattgatattcccctcagtgacagaatttgtattaggcgttcccctcagtgacagaatttgtattaggcgttgacattgacatatgaatcacattgctaaccgttgattacttacaaggagtgtgtaggattaaagtttgtagtttgtattatagttaggggtttgtatttgatcacacctcctagtagtatatgtttatgtttaaaatCAGTTGTCACATGAATAAGTGATAACTGCAAAActtataaaattcaaaatttataattttattatctttcgttatttatttactaattaGAAGATATTAttaagaaaattacaaattttgTACTTTACTAGTACTAGATtccaatttttaaaaagaattgTTAAACAGATTCAATTTGTTGATCTTTTATtacttaatttgttttttttttaaaacccaattgggttttatatgtattttgtttCAATACAaacttatattttaatgatttcgTTATACTATAAGATAGTACAAGTCTCTAGAGAAGAATGCGAGATAgtataataaaaaacaaataaacttAACATTCACA from Salvia splendens isolate huo1 chromosome 4, SspV2, whole genome shotgun sequence encodes the following:
- the LOC121797621 gene encoding probable inactive poly [ADP-ribose] polymerase SRO5 isoform X1, with protein sequence MCSEKFDDNLISGSNHVSIEKRSKKLTLFEDLVYDSDAFDSNSCPSDCESGVSGGENDRYSDGGGQEIHGMIAKKLVSSLSSSGLDARVEGIHRIDFSSFTSRAKLQSFCIYSKAVEMKCNGDANVKYAWFGASKPEITAILSHGFSLPTSKGTHGYGVHLSPVDHPVQSLALDGADENGLMHMLLCRVIMGKMEAVLCCSDQYNPSCQEFDSGCDDLASPGRYIVWSSRMNTHILPEYVISFKASSYNQEKQRKLQPPRVPRSDWMPFPSLIAAMSKFLPRDAIQSISKLHSAYRKQKVTRHEMIRRVRDIAGDKLLMGIIKSYRSKTKSHL
- the LOC121797621 gene encoding probable inactive poly [ADP-ribose] polymerase SRO5 isoform X2 translates to MCSEKFDDNLISGSNHVSIEKRSKKLTLFEDLVYDSDAFDSNSCPSDCESGVSGGENDRYSDGGGQEIHGMIAKKLVSSLSSSGLDARVEGIHRIDFSSFTSRAKLQSFCIYSKAVEMKCNGDANVKYAWFGASKPEITAILSHGFSLPTSKGTHGYGVHLSPVDHPVQSLALDGADENGLMHMLLCRVIMGKMEAVLCCSDQYNPSCQEFDSGCDDLASPGRYIVWSSRMNTHILPEYVISFKASSYNQEKQRKLQPPRVPRSDWMPFPSLIAAMSKFLPRDAIQSISKLHSAYRKQKVTRHEMIRRVRDIAGDKLLMGIIKSYRSKVLFH